A region of Flavobacterium album DNA encodes the following proteins:
- a CDS encoding recombinase — MKFRKTRPHITIEEFFKLNFDSNNLWEYKADETDLLAELVDIFRPKKPETAGVVDLSSLLQLLEENENYCNGLSLYLKGILKHKKFSRILTDAGILGEAVFFSEVRKRLFAKLIPDQPQKDTLEYVLNQVFYQKTDPLWINRIPFGQLEKFYNLIKFRSLYVSGESQSPLAELLYAMEVLIHRITGRALESEVILMVPEYESLESPFIAIQKEFSVVTEKMFLENRNYISPDDEGFRQLLVLHHQCADYVRTAFRNSEKYGISIRVNQSLLRIRQQLERLGVLLPLLAIEEEKETTKDTISLGLKLITYNCDKNNVRKLIGESTQLLSYEVTQHTANTGEHYITKDRRDYLKMFWAASGGGIIVGVLCIIKVFLSKMDTSAFGHAFFYSLNYSFGFIAIYVLGFTLATKQPAMTASALVRALESGRKKTGIVNEKERHSDFAEFFARVFRSQFIAFVGNVLVAFPVALGGIWLIDYAFHYNLALTKWYHLMTDLSPIHSLAILHAAIAGVFLFLSGIIAGSVANRDKHRHLYYRIQEHPLLKKTFGRIRTQKLAKIYEKRWAGIISNFWFGVFMGTTASIGIFLGLDIDVRHITFASGNLALALYGANWNVSNELLFWGIFGIGIIGLINFMVSFSLSMGLAFRSRNIPLSELRPISAAIWRHFKKKPGSFFFPAFGK; from the coding sequence ATGAAATTCAGGAAAACCAGGCCGCACATTACCATCGAAGAATTCTTCAAATTAAATTTTGACAGCAATAACCTTTGGGAATACAAAGCGGATGAAACCGACCTGCTCGCCGAGCTTGTGGATATTTTCCGTCCGAAAAAACCGGAGACAGCGGGTGTAGTCGACCTCAGCAGCCTTTTGCAATTGCTTGAGGAAAACGAAAATTACTGCAACGGCCTGTCGCTCTACCTGAAAGGCATTTTAAAGCATAAAAAATTCAGCAGGATCCTTACCGATGCCGGCATACTGGGCGAAGCTGTTTTTTTCTCGGAAGTAAGGAAACGGCTGTTTGCAAAACTGATACCTGACCAACCCCAAAAGGACACGCTGGAATATGTGCTCAACCAGGTGTTTTACCAGAAAACCGATCCGCTCTGGATCAACCGGATACCGTTTGGGCAGTTGGAGAAATTCTACAATCTCATAAAATTCAGGTCGCTGTACGTATCGGGCGAATCCCAAAGCCCGCTTGCCGAACTATTGTATGCCATGGAAGTGCTGATACACCGCATTACCGGCCGCGCCCTTGAGAGCGAAGTGATACTGATGGTGCCTGAGTATGAAAGCCTCGAAAGCCCTTTTATTGCGATACAAAAAGAATTTTCGGTTGTTACGGAAAAAATGTTCCTGGAGAACCGGAACTATATCAGCCCTGATGACGAAGGCTTCCGGCAGCTTTTGGTATTGCACCACCAGTGCGCCGATTATGTGCGCACGGCATTTCGCAACAGCGAGAAATACGGCATATCGATACGGGTTAACCAAAGCCTGCTGCGTATCCGCCAACAGCTGGAAAGGCTCGGCGTGTTGCTGCCGCTGCTTGCCATAGAGGAAGAGAAAGAAACCACTAAGGATACTATTTCCCTGGGCCTTAAGCTGATTACCTACAACTGCGATAAAAACAATGTACGCAAACTCATTGGCGAAAGCACACAGCTGCTCTCCTATGAGGTTACGCAGCATACGGCCAACACGGGGGAACACTACATTACCAAAGACAGGCGCGACTATCTGAAAATGTTTTGGGCGGCTTCGGGCGGCGGGATCATTGTAGGGGTGCTGTGCATCATCAAGGTGTTCCTCTCAAAAATGGATACCAGCGCTTTTGGCCACGCCTTTTTTTACAGCCTCAATTACTCCTTCGGTTTTATCGCCATCTATGTGCTGGGCTTTACGCTGGCTACCAAACAGCCTGCAATGACAGCCTCGGCATTGGTAAGGGCTTTGGAGAGCGGCCGTAAGAAAACCGGTATTGTAAACGAAAAGGAGAGGCATAGTGATTTCGCTGAATTTTTTGCCCGTGTATTCCGGTCGCAGTTTATCGCTTTTGTGGGCAACGTGCTGGTGGCATTCCCGGTGGCGCTTGGAGGCATCTGGCTAATAGATTATGCCTTCCACTACAATCTTGCGCTGACCAAGTGGTACCACCTGATGACCGACCTGAGCCCCATTCATTCGCTGGCGATACTGCATGCGGCAATAGCGGGCGTATTCCTTTTCCTATCGGGTATCATTGCGGGCAGCGTTGCCAACCGCGACAAGCACCGACACCTGTATTACCGTATACAGGAACACCCGCTGCTCAAGAAGACTTTTGGCCGTATCCGTACCCAGAAACTAGCAAAAATCTATGAAAAAAGATGGGCAGGCATTATCTCCAACTTCTGGTTTGGGGTATTCATGGGGACTACAGCATCCATAGGGATTTTCCTCGGCTTAGATATTGATGTGCGTCACATCACCTTTGCGAGTGGCAATCTGGCCCTGGCATTGTATGGCGCGAATTGGAATGTGTCAAACGAACTGCTGTTCTGGGGCATCTTCGGAATTGGGATTATAGGGCTAATTAACTTTATGGTAAGTTTCAGCCTTTCGATGGGATTGGCTTTCCGCTCGAGGAATATCCCGCTTTCCGAATTGCGGCCTATTTCCGCAGCGATATGGAGGCATTTTAAAAAGAAGCCGGGATCGTTCTTTTTTCCGGCCTTTGGAAAATAG
- a CDS encoding CYTH domain-containing protein, translated as MIEIERKFLVLSDAFKKEAYTHKRITQGYLSSHPERTVRIRIKGDEGYLTIKGKGNASGTSRMEWEKEISLADAEQLLKICESGAIDKIRYEVDYGSHTFEVDEFFGENEGLVIAEIELDDENEAFEKPHWLGKEVTGDERYYNAYLSNHPYTLWPK; from the coding sequence ATGATCGAAATAGAACGCAAGTTCCTTGTGCTTTCGGATGCTTTTAAAAAAGAAGCATATACCCACAAACGCATTACACAGGGCTACCTCAGCTCCCATCCTGAACGCACGGTGCGCATACGCATTAAAGGCGACGAAGGCTACCTTACCATAAAGGGGAAGGGAAATGCATCGGGCACCAGCCGGATGGAATGGGAAAAAGAGATTTCTTTGGCGGATGCCGAACAGCTACTGAAAATCTGCGAAAGCGGGGCGATCGACAAGATACGCTACGAAGTGGATTACGGCAGCCATACCTTTGAGGTGGATGAATTTTTTGGCGAAAATGAAGGACTTGTCATTGCCGAAATTGAGCTTGATGATGAAAACGAAGCTTTCGAAAAACCGCATTGGCTGGGCAAAGAAGTGACCGGCGATGAACGTTATTATAACGCTTACCTGAGCAACCATCCGTACACATTATGGCCAAAATAG
- a CDS encoding YpdA family putative bacillithiol disulfide reductase, whose product MAKIESYDLIIVGGGPIGMACGIAAQQKGLNYLILEKGALVNSLFNYPLYMTFFSTAERLEIGGVPFSCIAPKPGRQEALEYYRNVHRHFNLNIKLFEGVQSVNKQRSGQFVVHSSKGWYNAKNVVIATGFYDIPITIDVPGENLPNVSHYYKEAHEYAFRKVVVIGANNSSVDAALECWRKGADVTMVIRKGEINERVKYWVKPDVENRIAEGSIKAYFYSWVTEIRENEVDIFTPNGLVTLETDFILALTGYRPDIEFLKKAGVNMTDNLYCTPQYNPETMETNIEGLYLAGVVCGGMETHKWFIENSRVHAELIVGNIIMGL is encoded by the coding sequence ATGGCCAAAATAGAATCATACGACCTGATTATCGTTGGCGGCGGCCCTATCGGGATGGCCTGCGGCATTGCGGCACAGCAAAAAGGCCTGAACTACCTGATCCTTGAAAAAGGCGCATTGGTCAACAGCCTGTTCAATTACCCACTGTACATGACGTTCTTTTCCACTGCCGAACGGTTGGAAATAGGCGGTGTACCCTTCAGCTGCATCGCACCCAAACCGGGCAGGCAGGAAGCGCTGGAATACTACCGCAACGTGCACAGGCATTTTAATCTCAACATAAAGCTGTTTGAAGGCGTACAATCGGTCAACAAGCAACGCTCGGGACAGTTTGTCGTCCATTCTTCAAAAGGCTGGTATAATGCCAAAAATGTGGTTATTGCTACAGGGTTCTACGATATCCCTATTACCATTGACGTTCCCGGAGAAAACCTGCCGAACGTAAGCCATTACTACAAAGAGGCACACGAATATGCTTTCCGGAAAGTGGTGGTGATAGGTGCGAATAACTCTTCTGTTGATGCGGCCCTGGAATGCTGGCGCAAAGGTGCCGATGTTACCATGGTTATCCGTAAAGGTGAGATAAACGAACGGGTGAAATACTGGGTAAAGCCTGATGTAGAGAACCGTATTGCCGAAGGCAGCATCAAGGCGTATTTTTATTCCTGGGTAACAGAGATACGTGAAAATGAAGTGGATATTTTTACCCCCAACGGGCTCGTAACCCTTGAAACCGACTTTATACTGGCACTTACCGGCTACCGGCCGGATATTGAGTTCCTGAAAAAGGCCGGTGTCAATATGACCGACAACTTGTATTGCACCCCGCAATACAACCCTGAGACCATGGAGACCAATATCGAAGGCCTTTATCTTGCCGGCGTTGTTTGTGGCGGGATGGAAACGCACAAGTGGTTTATTGAGAATTCAAGGGTGCATGCGGAGTTGATAGTAGGAAATATTATTATGGGTTTATAA
- a CDS encoding PA0069 family radical SAM protein yields MKPEKIKGQGAVSNVHNHFIKNRYETSIYQDDYEEEIAKTEIIEVFPKTIVNPVKSPDLSMAYSMNPYQGCEHGCAYCFARPTHEYWGYSAGVDFERKILVKKNAPELLEQFFKKRGYKPESILLSGNTDCYQPVERKLQITRRILQTFLDYRHPVNILTKNALVTRDLDILTQLAEKNLVTVSLSIPTINEELRRALEPRTSSVNTKLQAIETLSKNGIPVNIMVAPIIPGLNSMEILPTLKTISEKGADSFGYTLVRLNDTVEPIFIEWLEEHYPDRKEKVLHQIASMHGGKLGEKQVFKRRTGEGNIAEMIHTTFRIGRQKYFSKDKDEVFRLATDLFDGTKGEQMRLF; encoded by the coding sequence GATCAAAGGGCAGGGAGCCGTAAGCAATGTACACAACCATTTTATAAAGAACAGGTACGAGACCAGCATATACCAGGATGATTATGAGGAGGAAATAGCAAAGACGGAGATCATTGAAGTCTTCCCCAAAACCATTGTCAATCCGGTAAAAAGCCCAGACCTGTCGATGGCTTACTCCATGAATCCGTATCAGGGATGCGAGCACGGCTGTGCGTATTGCTTTGCACGTCCTACCCATGAATACTGGGGCTACAGTGCCGGTGTGGATTTTGAGCGTAAGATACTAGTCAAGAAAAATGCACCGGAACTCCTGGAGCAGTTCTTTAAGAAAAGGGGTTACAAGCCGGAATCGATACTGCTTTCCGGCAATACCGACTGCTATCAGCCCGTTGAGCGAAAGCTGCAGATAACACGGCGAATATTGCAAACGTTCCTTGACTACCGCCATCCGGTGAACATACTTACCAAGAATGCATTGGTTACGCGCGATCTGGATATCCTTACCCAGTTGGCCGAGAAGAACCTGGTAACGGTTTCCCTGAGCATCCCCACCATTAATGAAGAATTGCGAAGGGCGTTGGAACCACGTACATCATCTGTCAATACGAAGCTGCAGGCCATAGAAACGCTTTCCAAAAACGGTATCCCGGTGAATATCATGGTAGCGCCAATAATACCCGGGCTCAACAGCATGGAGATACTGCCAACTTTGAAAACCATTTCAGAAAAAGGGGCCGATAGCTTTGGCTACACGCTGGTTCGGCTGAACGATACCGTAGAGCCGATATTCATTGAATGGCTGGAAGAGCATTATCCGGACCGGAAAGAAAAGGTGCTGCACCAGATTGCTTCCATGCATGGCGGTAAGCTGGGCGAAAAGCAGGTATTCAAAAGGCGTACCGGCGAGGGGAATATCGCTGAGATGATCCACACTACTTTCCGTATTGGCAGGCAGAAATACTTTTCGAAAGATAAAGATGAGGTATTCCGCTTGGCGACCGATCTTTTCGATGGTACAAAAGGGGAGCAGATGCGTTTGTTTTAG